A region from the Candidatus Electrothrix scaldis genome encodes:
- a CDS encoding TolC family protein — translation MSLAEAVMLALRHSRAVERAYLDRLVQRFDLKIAQDKFLPDAYLFSSTSQENMGGESAHRTEVGGKAVLKVPTGGEFGLTWSQPVYTSQTEQWFDNFGNGIALVFTQPLLKGGGIQVGRADQVLAEYKEKSNLLGLQYTLMDTITQVVYAYRRFLLAQRGLEISRLSLERSKDLLEKNRVLIEEGRKAKVELIETEANVASQELGFMVSQNSVDTARLDLLKILDIDRHLLIEPTESIEVEPVQMKEETLLDIALKNNQDYQKALIAVKVAQTNLLLAENKQRWQLDLEAQYNMTNSSGYTGDASEGESDGAGDYLVAMKLEIPFGDDSIKRDLLSAQVACRKAEIDLKELKEDVAISVQDMFRDIGMKWKQVELSQRARDLAQKQLDVELEKFKNDKSDNFQVVSYQNSLIVSENAENRSKIDYLNTLTALDMYLGTTLEHWGVDPATARKVELP, via the coding sequence ATGAGCCTGGCTGAGGCGGTTATGCTGGCCTTGCGGCATAGTCGGGCTGTAGAAAGGGCCTATCTTGATCGTCTGGTACAACGCTTTGACCTCAAAATAGCCCAGGATAAATTTTTGCCGGATGCCTATCTTTTTTCTTCAACTTCGCAGGAAAACATGGGTGGGGAGTCTGCACATCGTACGGAAGTGGGTGGTAAGGCCGTTTTGAAGGTGCCGACCGGTGGAGAGTTTGGTCTGACCTGGAGTCAGCCTGTCTATACCTCGCAGACCGAGCAATGGTTTGATAATTTCGGGAACGGTATAGCTCTCGTCTTCACCCAGCCTCTTTTGAAGGGTGGCGGTATACAGGTGGGCAGAGCGGATCAGGTGCTTGCGGAGTATAAGGAAAAAAGCAATCTGTTAGGCCTGCAATATACTTTAATGGACACGATCACCCAGGTTGTCTATGCCTACCGGCGTTTTCTTCTGGCTCAGCGAGGGCTGGAGATTAGCCGTTTATCCCTTGAGAGATCCAAAGATTTGTTAGAAAAAAACAGGGTGCTTATTGAGGAGGGGCGCAAGGCCAAGGTGGAGCTCATCGAAACGGAAGCCAATGTTGCGAGTCAGGAGCTCGGTTTTATGGTCAGTCAAAATTCGGTTGATACTGCGAGGCTTGATTTGCTCAAAATTCTCGATATTGATCGGCATCTTTTAATAGAACCCACTGAGTCAATTGAAGTGGAACCAGTTCAGATGAAAGAGGAAACCCTGTTGGACATTGCCTTGAAAAATAATCAGGATTATCAGAAGGCTTTGATTGCTGTGAAGGTGGCCCAAACCAATTTGTTGTTAGCAGAGAATAAACAACGCTGGCAACTCGATCTGGAGGCCCAGTATAATATGACGAATTCCAGCGGATATACTGGAGACGCTTCAGAAGGGGAGAGTGACGGGGCCGGTGATTATCTCGTTGCCATGAAACTGGAGATCCCCTTTGGCGATGACTCCATAAAACGTGACCTACTCTCTGCTCAAGTAGCTTGTCGAAAAGCAGAGATCGACTTAAAGGAGCTGAAGGAAGACGTCGCTATCTCAGTCCAGGATATGTTTCGGGATATTGGCATGAAATGGAAGCAGGTTGAGCTTTCTCAAAGGGCTCGTGACCTAGCGCAAAAACAACTTGATGTGGAGTTGGAAAAGTTTAAAAACGATAAGTCGGATAACTTTCAGGTCGTTTCGTATCAGAACAGTTTGATTGTATCTGAAAATGCTGAGAATAGATCGAAAATTGACTATCTTAATACCTTGACCGCGTTGGATATGTATTTGGGCACAACGTTGGAGCATTGGGGGGTAGATCCTGCAACAGCACGAAAGGTGGAACTGCCATGA
- a CDS encoding HlyD family efflux transporter periplasmic adaptor subunit, producing MSNGQNSPGKEADLEEKYHQLQANHYQLEDEHFALQHQLKRVRRRYRLFFLLLFIVGIGSCAYFWRGELSPLLPGGSDQKEKNEGSKEDVVTVKRETLRNSLSLTGKIEPRGQVEVVAPLEGKVLEKNFQYGEFVTKGTLLLILDTSNEEVGYRKAQAAYLIAENELKLLRNWEESQKVVEGRYNLAKQRNDLKTTRTKLEQTRRLLEKGIVPSSEVQELEERYQELRNDIAFAKKKLAYTLEEGSEQKVYLAELKKENAFLEMKAFETRISKAKLLSPMDGVILLPVSRKDEESVEVQPGSFVKQDKVLFTIADLSGFNIRAQVDENDVLKLQLGQEVTITGDAFQDDLTLKGTVQYISFQADQEEPGKASSFSARIAVNSPTEEQKKRLLLGMSADMEVLISEKPDTIIIPFAFVTIDEKKQGWVRKVVEGTEETKKVPVKIGATEANRVEILEGLEVGDKIMREPLPPPM from the coding sequence ATGAGTAATGGACAAAATTCTCCAGGAAAGGAAGCCGATCTTGAGGAAAAATATCATCAACTCCAGGCAAATCATTATCAGCTTGAGGATGAGCATTTTGCCTTACAACATCAGCTTAAGCGGGTAAGGCGGCGCTATAGGCTGTTTTTCCTCTTGCTGTTTATAGTCGGGATTGGAAGCTGCGCTTATTTCTGGCGCGGAGAGTTATCACCTTTGCTTCCAGGTGGTTCTGATCAAAAAGAAAAAAACGAGGGGTCCAAGGAAGATGTCGTGACCGTTAAGCGGGAGACCTTGCGGAATAGCCTTTCTCTCACCGGTAAAATTGAACCTCGCGGGCAAGTTGAAGTGGTTGCTCCTTTAGAAGGGAAGGTGTTGGAGAAGAATTTTCAGTACGGAGAATTTGTCACAAAAGGTACCTTGCTCCTGATTCTTGATACCAGTAATGAAGAGGTTGGCTACAGGAAAGCGCAGGCAGCATATCTGATAGCTGAAAATGAATTGAAATTATTGAGAAATTGGGAGGAAAGCCAGAAGGTCGTTGAGGGACGGTATAATCTGGCGAAACAACGAAACGACCTGAAAACTACTCGAACAAAATTGGAACAAACACGGCGTTTGCTTGAGAAGGGAATTGTACCGAGTTCAGAGGTTCAAGAGCTTGAGGAGCGTTATCAGGAGCTACGGAATGATATTGCATTTGCAAAGAAAAAGCTTGCTTATACCCTTGAGGAGGGTAGTGAACAGAAGGTATATCTAGCCGAGCTTAAAAAAGAAAACGCTTTTCTGGAGATGAAGGCGTTTGAAACCCGTATTTCCAAAGCGAAACTACTCAGCCCTATGGATGGGGTTATTTTATTGCCTGTCAGCCGCAAGGATGAAGAGTCAGTTGAAGTTCAGCCTGGAAGCTTTGTGAAGCAGGACAAGGTATTGTTCACCATTGCTGATCTGAGTGGATTCAATATCCGGGCGCAAGTGGATGAAAATGACGTGCTGAAGCTCCAGCTGGGTCAGGAAGTCACCATAACCGGAGATGCTTTTCAGGACGATCTGACCCTGAAGGGGACAGTGCAGTATATTTCCTTTCAGGCGGATCAGGAGGAGCCGGGCAAGGCCTCTTCCTTTTCTGCTCGTATTGCTGTTAACTCCCCCACTGAGGAGCAGAAAAAACGTTTGCTGCTGGGAATGTCAGCGGATATGGAAGTGCTGATTTCAGAAAAGCCAGATACCATCATTATTCCCTTTGCCTTTGTCACCATTGATGAGAAAAAACAGGGATGGGTCAGGAAGGTTGTTGAAGGAACTGAAGAAACGAAAAAGGTTCCAGTGAAAATTGGTGCGACCGAGGCTAATCGCGTAGAGATCCTTGAAGGACTTGAGGTCGGTGACAAGATTATGCGGGAGCCTCTTCCGCCTCCGATGTAG
- a CDS encoding adenylate/guanylate cyclase domain-containing protein has translation MSDISKELDTITRERDYYREQVRLLNRESLGLQEELDNVRREQRLAAEVFAGSVEGTIITDSSFRVLRVNRAFTRITGYQPDEVVGKTLAWLENEEFARQVIISLDEQDHWRGEFRDVSKTGVAYVSWLNISSVKNARKEVTDYIIAFLDITEEKSREEANDRYLEELNSAYRRFVPQRLLEYLEKPSIIDIELGNHVERSMTILFSDIVDFTRLSESMSPTENFRFINSYLSVMEPVIADHNGFIDKYIGDAVMALFDGKADDAVRAAVAMQRKVVVYNQGRARAGYKPIQISIGVNTGLLMLGTVGSPKRMEGTVISDSVNVAARIEGVNKIYRTSLLIGEETYNSLECPDDFALRRIDQFKAKGKSKTVTVYEVFETDPPEVKEAKLKYLHIFVEAVNLYHSGRFSEARQLFDECTVNCKHDQVARYYTKCCNSHLNIEETRW, from the coding sequence TTGTCTGATATCAGCAAGGAACTTGATACTATCACTCGCGAACGCGATTATTATCGTGAGCAGGTCCGGCTTCTTAATCGTGAGTCACTCGGTCTGCAGGAAGAACTGGACAACGTCCGAAGAGAACAGCGGCTTGCTGCTGAGGTCTTTGCTGGCAGTGTTGAGGGGACGATTATCACGGATTCCTCATTTCGCGTCCTGCGGGTGAATCGAGCCTTTACCCGGATAACCGGATATCAGCCTGATGAGGTGGTGGGGAAGACACTGGCCTGGCTGGAGAATGAAGAGTTTGCCCGTCAGGTTATTATCAGCCTGGATGAGCAGGATCATTGGCGGGGAGAGTTTCGGGATGTGAGTAAAACCGGAGTCGCTTATGTGAGCTGGTTAAATATCAGCAGTGTGAAAAATGCCCGGAAAGAGGTCACGGATTATATTATCGCCTTCCTTGATATTACCGAGGAAAAATCACGGGAAGAAGCAAACGACCGTTATCTTGAGGAACTGAACAGTGCCTACCGTCGGTTTGTTCCTCAGCGTCTGCTGGAGTACCTGGAAAAGCCAAGTATCATTGATATTGAACTGGGCAACCATGTTGAACGCTCCATGACCATCCTCTTTTCTGATATTGTAGATTTTACCCGGCTCTCAGAAAGTATGAGTCCCACTGAGAACTTCAGGTTCATCAACTCCTATTTAAGCGTGATGGAACCGGTCATTGCTGACCATAATGGATTCATTGATAAGTATATCGGTGATGCTGTTATGGCCTTATTTGATGGTAAGGCTGATGATGCGGTCAGGGCGGCTGTTGCCATGCAGAGGAAGGTGGTGGTCTATAACCAGGGCAGGGCGCGGGCTGGGTATAAGCCTATACAAATCAGTATTGGTGTCAATACCGGCCTTTTGATGCTGGGCACCGTGGGTAGCCCTAAACGGATGGAGGGGACTGTTATCAGTGATTCGGTGAATGTGGCTGCACGGATTGAAGGGGTGAATAAGATTTATCGTACTTCCTTGCTGATTGGTGAGGAAACCTATAACAGTTTGGAGTGTCCTGATGATTTTGCCTTGCGCCGCATTGATCAGTTTAAGGCCAAGGGGAAATCCAAAACAGTCACCGTATACGAGGTCTTTGAGACCGATCCGCCTGAGGTTAAAGAGGCTAAATTGAAATACTTGCACATTTTTGTAGAGGCGGTTAACCTATACCACTCTGGTCGATTCTCCGAAGCAAGGCAGTTGTTTGATGAATGTACTGTGAATTGTAAACATGATCAGGTTGCCCGCTATTACACCAAATGCTGTAATAGTCACCTGAATATTGAGGAGACACGATGGTAG